In Reichenbachiella agarivorans, one genomic interval encodes:
- a CDS encoding alkaline phosphatase D family protein — protein MKRNTLFVFLLLLSACKYKHVDKHIDNESQKLKSYKIAFGSCSHQDQPQPLWDEVVSESADIWIWLGDNIYGDSENMDTLRAKYLRQKLNPEYQVLMKQTKIIGTWDDHDFGENNAGKNYPAKEASQQELLDFLDVPMDDERRRRAGVYTSYDLGDSAFQIKILLLDTRYFRDDLKMLNDSIVADSVGTILGDAQWVWLESVLAQSTADVHLFASGIQFLPEEHIYEKWANFPKDREKLLQLIHQYQINRPIVLSGDRHIGEISRLDYQGQLVYDLTSSSLTHGWSEHRKEPNKHRIGNIVYDMNYGVLEISSDGIISGYLKSHDQSILEKTVLTF, from the coding sequence ATGAAGAGAAATACATTATTCGTTTTTCTACTTTTATTATCCGCTTGCAAGTACAAGCATGTAGATAAGCATATAGATAACGAATCTCAAAAACTAAAGAGCTATAAAATCGCCTTTGGATCATGTAGTCACCAAGATCAGCCTCAACCACTGTGGGATGAAGTTGTTAGTGAATCGGCAGATATATGGATTTGGTTGGGAGATAATATCTATGGAGACTCAGAAAACATGGATACACTTCGAGCTAAATATCTGAGACAAAAATTAAATCCTGAATACCAAGTTTTGATGAAGCAAACTAAGATCATAGGGACTTGGGATGATCATGATTTTGGAGAAAACAATGCAGGTAAAAACTATCCTGCCAAGGAAGCAAGTCAGCAAGAGCTATTAGACTTTCTGGATGTGCCAATGGATGACGAACGGAGGCGGCGGGCAGGTGTTTACACCAGTTATGATTTAGGTGATTCTGCCTTTCAAATTAAGATATTGTTACTTGATACTCGATATTTTAGGGATGATTTGAAAATGCTAAATGATAGTATAGTGGCAGATTCTGTAGGTACTATTTTAGGAGATGCACAGTGGGTTTGGCTAGAAAGTGTGCTCGCTCAATCTACCGCGGATGTACATTTGTTTGCATCTGGAATTCAATTTTTGCCTGAAGAACATATTTATGAGAAATGGGCGAACTTCCCCAAAGACAGAGAGAAGTTGCTTCAATTAATTCATCAATATCAAATCAATAGGCCAATTGTACTCTCAGGTGATAGACACATTGGAGAAATTTCTCGACTGGATTATCAAGGTCAATTGGTGTATGATTTGACATCAAGTTCGCTTACACATGGCTGGAGCGAGCATCGCAAAGAGCCTAACAAGCATCGGATAGGAAATATTGTTTATGACATGAACTATGGAGTATTGGAGATTAGCTCTGATGGAATCATATCAGGTTATTTGAAATCGCATGACCAGTCCATTCTGGAAAAGACAGTTTTGACTTTCTAG
- a CDS encoding porin family protein yields MKRITCSLLFLICLQYQSQGQVLISLLLGDKLNSDQIEFGMIGGASFSSLTQVEHERDMAAFMLGFYFDIKLKNAWSLAPSCLVVSKMGVRDMPTYATGDPSIDAVFGSGNLRRELAYIQVPVCLRYNLKNRIYFDLGPQVSLLREATDIFEVENGKNMGIYNRDIRDDYKRLDAGFVGGVGYSLRESKSMNFGINYYQGVVDALKNNGGSGQYNSAWYLYLTVPIGAGKAENKS; encoded by the coding sequence ATGAAACGAATAACCTGCTCATTACTTTTTTTGATTTGCCTTCAGTATCAATCTCAGGGACAAGTCCTGATTTCTTTGTTGCTAGGTGATAAATTGAACTCAGATCAGATTGAATTTGGGATGATCGGAGGGGCTAGTTTTTCTAGCCTGACGCAGGTAGAGCATGAGAGGGATATGGCTGCTTTTATGTTGGGTTTTTATTTTGATATCAAACTAAAAAATGCCTGGTCTTTGGCTCCTAGTTGTTTGGTCGTATCCAAAATGGGCGTGCGTGATATGCCAACTTACGCTACTGGTGATCCTAGCATAGATGCAGTATTTGGGTCTGGCAACCTGAGAAGGGAGCTCGCCTATATTCAAGTCCCAGTCTGTCTTAGGTACAATCTAAAAAATAGAATTTATTTTGATCTAGGGCCTCAGGTGAGTTTGTTGAGAGAAGCTACTGATATTTTTGAGGTTGAAAATGGTAAAAATATGGGGATATACAACCGAGATATTCGTGATGATTACAAGAGGCTAGATGCTGGCTTTGTAGGAGGTGTTGGGTATTCTTTGAGAGAAAGTAAAAGTATGAATTTTGGTATCAATTATTACCAAGGCGTAGTGGATGCGCTAAAGAACAACGGTGGTTCGGGACAATACAACAGTGCGTGGTACCTCTACCTGACTGTACCGATTGGAGCGGGAAAAGCCGAAAACAAATCTTAA
- the queD gene encoding 6-carboxytetrahydropterin synthase QueD — MVIFKKFAFDSAHFLPNVPEGHKCKNVHGHTYHLTVFLEGDLVKDLEWVMDFKEVKDVIKPVIDRLDHNMINDIPGLENPTAERITVWIWDQIKPSLPLLSKLELNETPTSGVIYEGK; from the coding sequence ATGGTCATTTTCAAGAAGTTTGCCTTTGATTCCGCCCATTTCCTACCCAACGTACCCGAGGGTCACAAGTGCAAGAATGTACATGGACATACCTATCATCTGACGGTATTTTTGGAAGGTGATTTGGTCAAAGACCTAGAGTGGGTCATGGACTTCAAAGAAGTAAAAGATGTGATCAAACCTGTCATCGATAGACTCGACCACAACATGATCAATGACATCCCTGGTTTAGAAAACCCTACTGCTGAAAGAATCACTGTATGGATTTGGGATCAAATCAAACCGAGCTTGCCACTTTTGAGTAAATTAGAGTTGAACGAAACCCCGACGAGTGGGGTCATCTACGAAGGAAAATAA
- a CDS encoding peptidase U32 family protein: protein MSTHHDIEIMAPAGSYESLMAAIKGGANSIYFGVEQLNMRAKSSNNFTLEDLRKIADICNENGLKSYITMNTIMYDHDMNLMRSIVDAAKESGISAIIAADHSVMNYAKKIGFPIHISTQANISNIETVEFYSVYADVMVMARELSLMQVADITREIKKRDIRGPKGDLVRIEVFAHGALCMAVSGKCYLSLHSDFSSANRGACVQNCRREYTVKDEQGNELKIDNEYIMSAADLCTIDFMDKVVEAGVSVFKIEGRGRAADYVYTTTKCYRDAGDAINAGTYGPDKFTVWKEDLEKVYNRGFWDGYYLGRKMGEWSKVHGSKATTKKILLGKGVKYFGNINVGEFLMETHSLETGDEIMITGPTTGIVTTKVGEMRVANKAVNSVKKGDSFSIQIDEMIRPSDKLYKIVPA from the coding sequence ATGAGCACACATCACGATATCGAAATCATGGCACCTGCAGGCTCTTATGAGTCTCTCATGGCTGCCATCAAAGGAGGCGCCAACTCTATCTACTTTGGCGTAGAGCAGCTCAACATGCGCGCCAAGTCGTCCAACAACTTCACGCTCGAAGATCTCCGAAAAATCGCAGATATCTGCAACGAAAACGGTCTCAAATCCTACATCACCATGAATACCATCATGTATGATCATGACATGAATCTCATGCGATCTATTGTAGATGCGGCCAAAGAAAGCGGAATTTCGGCCATCATCGCTGCGGATCATTCTGTGATGAACTATGCCAAGAAAATCGGCTTCCCTATTCACATATCTACACAAGCCAACATCAGCAACATCGAGACTGTAGAGTTCTACTCTGTCTATGCAGATGTCATGGTCATGGCACGTGAACTGAGCTTGATGCAGGTAGCCGACATTACCCGTGAAATCAAGAAAAGAGACATCCGTGGCCCTAAAGGGGACTTGGTGAGAATCGAAGTATTTGCCCATGGGGCACTATGCATGGCTGTATCTGGCAAGTGCTACCTTAGCCTTCACTCTGACTTCTCCTCTGCCAACAGAGGGGCATGCGTACAAAACTGTCGTCGCGAATACACTGTCAAAGATGAGCAAGGCAACGAACTCAAAATCGACAATGAATACATCATGAGTGCCGCTGACTTATGTACGATCGACTTTATGGACAAGGTAGTAGAAGCTGGCGTATCTGTATTCAAAATAGAAGGCAGAGGTCGTGCTGCAGATTACGTATATACCACCACCAAATGTTACCGTGATGCGGGAGACGCCATCAACGCAGGCACATACGGACCTGATAAATTCACAGTTTGGAAAGAAGATCTTGAGAAAGTGTACAACCGTGGATTTTGGGATGGCTACTACCTCGGTAGAAAAATGGGCGAATGGAGCAAAGTCCATGGCTCAAAAGCAACCACTAAAAAGATCTTGCTCGGCAAAGGTGTAAAATACTTTGGCAACATCAATGTTGGCGAATTTTTGATGGAAACACATTCATTGGAAACGGGAGACGAAATCATGATTACGGGTCCAACTACAGGCATTGTCACGACCAAAGTAGGCGAAATGAGAGTAGCCAACAAGGCGGTCAATAGTGTCAAAAAGGGAGATAGTTTCTCTATTCAAATAGACGAAATGATCCGTCCATCAGACAAACTCTACAAAATTGTCCCAGCATAA
- a CDS encoding ferredoxin, which yields MFKIIHYRDKCIGCYACVEVAPDRWRISKKDGRCTLVGAKEKKGIYQIDLHEAELEENQRAAASCPVNIIKINGK from the coding sequence GTGTTTAAAATCATCCACTACCGAGACAAATGCATCGGGTGCTATGCCTGCGTAGAAGTAGCTCCCGATCGCTGGCGTATCTCCAAAAAAGATGGTCGATGCACACTCGTAGGTGCCAAAGAGAAGAAAGGCATCTATCAGATAGACCTGCATGAGGCAGAGTTGGAAGAAAACCAAAGAGCTGCTGCCAGCTGTCCAGTCAACATCATCAAAATTAATGGCAAATAA
- a CDS encoding RluA family pseudouridine synthase, whose amino-acid sequence MQDKSKVTTFKKPSKKHQPAGLSILYEDKDILVVDKVEGLLTMGTDREKHRTAHFLLNEYVKKGNPRAKNRVFIVHRLDRDTSGVLVFAKNEDAKQYLQEHWKEFSKVYYAVVAGKLQDKEGIITSYLVENKAKRMYSSQDPEQGKFSKTGYRVIKETSRCSLLEIDLYTGRKNQIRVHLSDKGNPVLGDKVYGQADRLSKRLALHAASLTIIHPVTKKEMSFKTEIPPYFKTLVKA is encoded by the coding sequence ATGCAGGACAAGAGTAAGGTGACCACATTTAAAAAGCCGTCTAAAAAGCACCAGCCTGCTGGTTTGTCTATTCTATATGAAGACAAGGATATATTGGTAGTAGACAAAGTAGAAGGTCTGCTGACAATGGGGACGGATAGAGAGAAACACCGGACGGCACATTTTCTATTGAATGAGTATGTGAAAAAGGGTAATCCGCGTGCCAAAAATCGTGTATTTATTGTTCATCGTCTTGATCGTGATACCTCTGGGGTCTTGGTTTTTGCCAAAAATGAAGATGCCAAGCAATACCTTCAAGAGCATTGGAAGGAGTTTAGCAAGGTTTATTATGCAGTAGTAGCAGGCAAACTTCAGGACAAAGAGGGGATTATCACTTCTTACCTCGTAGAGAACAAGGCAAAAAGAATGTACTCTTCCCAAGATCCAGAACAAGGTAAGTTTTCGAAGACAGGTTATAGGGTGATCAAAGAAACGAGCAGGTGTAGCTTGTTAGAAATAGACCTGTACACAGGACGAAAAAATCAAATCCGTGTTCACCTCTCGGACAAAGGAAATCCAGTTTTGGGAGATAAAGTATATGGTCAAGCAGATCGACTGAGTAAAAGACTGGCTCTTCATGCAGCATCATTGACGATTATACACCCTGTGACTAAAAAGGAAATGAGTTTTAAGACAGAAATCCCTCCTTATTTCAAAACACTGGTAAAAGCGTAG
- a CDS encoding lysoplasmalogenase, with the protein MNNQSEKITKYIFIGVCVAELLSRAFEWEAIHHVTKPLLMPVLLVYFRQGTTGRLTPSFLLAGLGLILSFIGDSMLLFEGELYFVLGLAAFAIAHIFYIVAFSKAVLPKTKSPSALSKMLYALPFLLLFGILMSALWPHVGELKIPVAVYAVIIIVMALSAVYRNGRAPQDSVNQVIFGAVLFLLSDSLLALDRFYMPMENAGVWIMSTYMLAQWNLINGLQKHYNSES; encoded by the coding sequence ATGAATAATCAGTCTGAAAAAATCACCAAGTATATTTTCATAGGAGTATGTGTCGCGGAGCTTTTGTCTCGTGCATTCGAGTGGGAGGCAATTCATCATGTGACCAAACCACTGTTGATGCCTGTGTTGTTAGTGTACTTTCGTCAAGGGACGACAGGTAGGTTGACTCCTTCCTTTTTGCTGGCGGGACTGGGTTTGATTTTATCATTCATCGGGGATTCGATGTTGCTGTTCGAAGGAGAGTTGTACTTTGTATTGGGTTTGGCAGCTTTTGCAATAGCGCATATATTTTATATAGTGGCTTTCTCCAAAGCAGTGTTGCCAAAAACTAAATCACCTTCTGCATTGTCAAAGATGCTGTATGCTCTGCCATTTTTGTTACTCTTTGGGATTTTGATGTCAGCTTTATGGCCCCATGTGGGGGAATTGAAAATCCCCGTGGCGGTTTATGCTGTGATTATCATCGTGATGGCCCTCAGTGCCGTCTATCGCAATGGACGCGCGCCACAGGATAGTGTGAACCAAGTGATTTTTGGGGCTGTTTTATTTTTGCTATCAGACTCTCTGTTGGCACTTGATAGGTTTTACATGCCCATGGAAAATGCAGGTGTCTGGATCATGTCTACCTACATGTTGGCGCAATGGAATCTTATCAATGGTTTACAAAAGCATTATAATTCAGAGAGCTGA
- a CDS encoding MFS transporter, producing the protein MNNNSIYTLQFGLLCLSGFLFFSSFNMIIPELPSHLTSMGGGDYKGLIIALFTVTAGLSRPFSGKLADKVGRVPVMIVGALVSGVAAVLYPFATTVFAFMCLRMFHGFSTGFKPTGTSAYVADIIPYNKRGEAMGVLGFFGSMGMAAGPALGPLIVKEFSLDVMFYASGFCAVLSVLILAGMKETLQPKEKLQWNHFVVKKDEIYEPKVLSPSIVMMLVVFAFGAIITVVPDISDQMKLSNRGLFYTYFTVASLVVRIVAGKASDKYGRVPVLKIGSGILLIALILLANAQTPVILLSTAVLYGIGVGLSNPTIFAWTIDLSDPKHRGRGMATMYIFLEIGVGLGALLGGWVYGNDLNNISWVFYLCAVSMCGALVYLYSKTVRNLPTYDHL; encoded by the coding sequence ATGAACAACAACTCCATTTACACTCTTCAGTTTGGGCTCTTGTGCCTGAGTGGTTTTCTATTTTTTAGCAGTTTCAACATGATTATCCCTGAGTTGCCTTCTCATCTCACCAGCATGGGAGGAGGGGACTACAAGGGACTTATTATAGCTTTGTTTACCGTGACTGCAGGATTGTCACGACCATTTAGTGGAAAACTGGCAGACAAGGTTGGCCGTGTGCCTGTGATGATTGTTGGTGCCTTGGTCAGCGGAGTGGCTGCTGTGTTGTATCCTTTTGCTACGACGGTTTTTGCCTTTATGTGCTTGAGGATGTTTCATGGTTTTTCTACAGGATTCAAACCCACAGGGACGTCTGCCTATGTAGCGGATATTATTCCTTACAACAAACGAGGAGAAGCGATGGGTGTATTGGGCTTCTTTGGGAGTATGGGGATGGCTGCAGGACCAGCCTTGGGACCGTTGATTGTCAAAGAATTTTCATTAGACGTGATGTTTTATGCTTCGGGGTTTTGTGCGGTACTGTCTGTGTTGATTTTGGCAGGGATGAAAGAGACATTGCAGCCTAAAGAAAAACTACAATGGAATCACTTTGTAGTGAAGAAGGATGAAATCTATGAACCTAAAGTCTTGTCACCCTCCATTGTAATGATGTTGGTGGTTTTTGCTTTTGGAGCGATCATCACTGTGGTACCAGATATCAGTGATCAAATGAAGTTGTCCAATAGAGGCTTGTTTTATACTTATTTTACAGTTGCCTCATTGGTGGTAAGGATTGTGGCTGGCAAGGCATCTGATAAATATGGCAGGGTTCCAGTATTGAAGATAGGTAGTGGAATCTTGTTGATTGCGCTCATTCTCTTAGCCAATGCTCAAACACCTGTTATATTGCTCTCAACAGCAGTACTGTACGGGATTGGAGTAGGATTGAGTAATCCTACGATTTTTGCTTGGACGATAGATCTCAGTGATCCGAAACATCGAGGGAGAGGCATGGCCACCATGTATATTTTCTTAGAGATTGGAGTGGGGCTAGGCGCGCTGCTAGGTGGTTGGGTGTATGGCAATGATCTTAATAATATCTCATGGGTGTTTTATCTTTGTGCGGTATCTATGTGTGGAGCCTTGGTGTATTTGTATTCTAAAACTGTGCGAAATTTGCCGACCTATGACCATCTTTGA